One part of the Streptomyces sp. NBC_01381 genome encodes these proteins:
- a CDS encoding L,D-transpeptidase family protein: MRRAGAVRAAVAVAACGVLLTSCGSSDDGAKDGTKDAAKKDDTGAGQAKGAEAPATEDLKRIPDVGDRLQGKIPANAQQLVAVYGQGEDSAKSTVVLYTKSDGTWDKTRSWPAHNGKKGWTTDHRENDKRSPVGVFTLTDAGGVLADPGAKFPYTQSASMQAPHYWPKTHWHDFDYVIAIDYNRAKGTPPNDPNRPQGQAKGGSIWLHMDHGSGTSGCVSLSKPGMEYLLKNLDPKRHPVVVMGDKANLKG, translated from the coding sequence ATGCGTAGAGCTGGTGCGGTGCGAGCGGCGGTCGCGGTCGCGGCCTGCGGCGTTCTTCTGACGTCCTGCGGAAGTTCGGACGACGGGGCGAAGGACGGGACGAAGGACGCGGCGAAGAAGGACGACACGGGCGCGGGCCAGGCGAAGGGAGCGGAGGCGCCGGCGACCGAGGACCTCAAGCGCATCCCCGACGTCGGCGACCGCCTCCAGGGCAAGATCCCCGCGAACGCGCAACAGCTCGTCGCGGTCTACGGACAGGGCGAGGACTCGGCGAAGTCCACCGTCGTCCTGTACACGAAGTCCGACGGCACCTGGGACAAGACCCGCAGCTGGCCCGCCCACAACGGCAAGAAGGGCTGGACCACCGACCACCGCGAGAACGACAAGCGCAGCCCGGTCGGTGTCTTCACGCTCACCGACGCGGGCGGTGTGCTCGCCGATCCGGGTGCCAAGTTCCCGTACACGCAAAGCGCGTCGATGCAGGCCCCGCACTACTGGCCCAAGACCCACTGGCACGACTTCGACTACGTGATCGCCATCGACTACAACCGCGCCAAGGGCACCCCGCCCAACGACCCGAACCGACCCCAGGGCCAGGCCAAGGGCGGCAGCATCTGGCTGCACATGGACCACGGGAGCGGTACGTCGGGGTGCGTGAGCCTGTCGAAGCCGGGCATGGAGTACCTCCTGAAGAACCTCGATCCGAAGCGGCACCCGGTCGTGGTCATGGGTGACAAGGCGAACCTGAAGGGCTGA
- a CDS encoding peptide-N4-asparagine amidase, giving the protein MRRRVMSMLVGVTLAASTLLSAGPAWADSSGPASADTPPPEFGNDWHDPVTAAPPIEKPHTKSCEVTVAEAQFKDFTPYKGDYAPPEKCGKGNWGKVVLRLDGKVKGRQYDRLGYLRIGGVEVFRTSTPEPSVDGITWSVEKDVTRYRETLSRDQQVEMLIGNVVNETYTGIIDVKATLTFYEPEKHTTKQAPPDRVLPLGDATTVTTPRNSERIVAEVYATGSGGGCEEYWYLTVPDAAPYSCKADDGPYREVQVTVDGQLAGIATPFPTVWTGGWSNPFLWYVIPGPRAFDIKPIEYDLTPFAGLLNDGRPHQVEVSVAGRPEATTGWHTPTNILVWQDEKSERVTGKLTGHRAGELANKATYTPGSPEQEHRLDTRGSHRLSVSGYVDTSHGRVETTVTRALGNTSVHRWTEGESTDALESTWTDRETVTVNGRAVHTDRTYTMDGTTTLGAGDRLRTEIALGDRTETVTAHDGRRTGRSVADDRYEGDATYTANVPREDRHAVGTSRERYRVYGDGPCHDRTLATVQGTLTEDRLRC; this is encoded by the coding sequence ATGAGAAGACGCGTCATGTCCATGCTCGTCGGGGTCACCCTCGCGGCGAGCACACTCCTCAGCGCGGGCCCGGCATGGGCCGACAGCTCGGGCCCGGCATCGGCCGACACACCCCCGCCGGAATTCGGCAACGACTGGCACGACCCGGTCACGGCGGCCCCGCCCATCGAGAAGCCGCACACGAAGTCGTGCGAAGTGACCGTGGCCGAGGCCCAGTTCAAGGACTTCACGCCCTACAAGGGCGACTACGCCCCGCCCGAGAAGTGCGGCAAGGGCAACTGGGGCAAGGTCGTGCTGCGCCTCGACGGCAAGGTGAAGGGCCGGCAGTACGACCGCCTCGGTTATCTCCGCATCGGCGGTGTCGAGGTCTTCCGCACGTCCACTCCGGAGCCGTCGGTGGACGGCATCACCTGGTCCGTGGAGAAGGACGTCACGCGCTACCGCGAGACGCTGAGCCGCGACCAGCAGGTCGAGATGCTCATCGGGAACGTCGTCAACGAGACGTACACCGGCATCATCGACGTCAAGGCCACGCTGACGTTCTACGAGCCGGAGAAGCACACCACCAAGCAGGCACCGCCCGACCGCGTCCTGCCCCTCGGCGACGCCACCACCGTCACCACCCCGCGCAACAGCGAACGCATCGTCGCCGAGGTCTACGCGACCGGCTCGGGCGGCGGCTGTGAGGAGTACTGGTATCTGACGGTGCCCGACGCCGCGCCGTACTCCTGCAAGGCCGATGACGGCCCCTACCGCGAGGTGCAGGTCACCGTGGACGGTCAACTCGCCGGAATCGCCACGCCGTTCCCGACCGTGTGGACGGGTGGCTGGTCCAATCCCTTCCTGTGGTACGTCATTCCAGGGCCCCGCGCCTTCGACATCAAGCCCATCGAGTACGACCTGACGCCGTTCGCGGGGCTGCTCAACGACGGCCGCCCGCACCAGGTGGAGGTCTCCGTCGCGGGCAGGCCGGAGGCGACGACCGGCTGGCACACGCCGACCAACATCTTGGTCTGGCAGGACGAGAAGAGCGAGCGGGTCACCGGGAAGCTGACCGGACACCGGGCGGGCGAGCTCGCCAACAAGGCGACGTACACCCCCGGTTCGCCGGAGCAGGAGCACCGCCTCGACACCCGCGGCAGCCACCGGCTCAGCGTCTCGGGGTACGTCGACACCTCCCACGGCCGCGTCGAGACCACCGTCACCCGCGCGCTCGGCAACACCTCCGTGCACCGCTGGACCGAGGGCGAGTCCACGGACGCGCTCGAATCCACCTGGACGGACCGCGAGACGGTCACCGTCAACGGCCGTGCGGTGCACACCGACCGTACGTACACGATGGACGGCACGACGACGCTCGGCGCCGGCGACCGTCTGCGCACCGAGATCGCGCTCGGGGACCGGACGGAGACGGTCACCGCGCACGACGGCCGCCGCACCGGACGGTCCGTGGCCGATGACCGGTACGAGGGCGATGCGACGTACACCGCCAACGTCCCGCGCGAGGACCGGCACGCCGTCGGCACCTCCCGCGAGCGCTACCGCGTGTATGGGGACGGCCCTTGCCACGACCGCACGCTTGCCACCGTGCAGGGGACGCTGACGGAGGACCGGCTGCGCTGCTGA
- a CDS encoding cation:dicarboxylase symporter family transporter, with amino-acid sequence MPQSVPSIPGRVARTLRTSLFAQVACALVIGVVVGRLWPHAGTAVQPLGDGFVRLIKAMIAPLVFCVVVAGITKAGDLKAFGRIGLKALIWFEVATTVALVVGLLAGNLVSPGAGMNVDPSQLDASAVDEKTGGGELPSTSEFILHSLPDSAVGAFAENSLLQVLVLSCLVGAALLHLGNTKVPAILPAIEQGQEIVFAIVGFIMKLAPLAVFGATAHLVGEYGLGALSTYGKLIGVCYAVALIFLVLLGLALKALTGLSLWKFVRYTREEMLLALGTASSETVMPRMMQKLRQAGCRDDAVGLVLPTGYSFNLDGASIYLSIGTLFIAQAVGVDLSLGQQITVVLVLMLTSKGMAGVPGSAFLALSATASALGVIPAGAVALLLGVDRIMDAMRVATNLLGNCVAVFVVSRWEGALDTARAKKVLGGEIAFVPEQPEQPEQAQEPGSAETSTAGPKSLTPAASPSPLPDAPSSTARE; translated from the coding sequence GTGCCGCAGTCCGTACCGTCCATACCGGGACGCGTCGCACGCACATTGCGAACCTCACTGTTCGCGCAGGTCGCCTGCGCGCTGGTGATAGGAGTCGTCGTCGGACGGCTGTGGCCCCACGCGGGCACGGCCGTCCAACCGCTCGGCGACGGCTTCGTACGTCTCATCAAGGCGATGATCGCCCCGCTCGTGTTCTGCGTGGTCGTCGCCGGCATCACCAAGGCCGGAGATCTCAAGGCCTTCGGCCGCATCGGGCTCAAGGCGCTGATCTGGTTCGAAGTCGCCACCACGGTCGCCCTGGTGGTCGGCCTGCTCGCCGGGAACCTGGTGAGCCCCGGCGCCGGCATGAACGTCGATCCCTCCCAGCTCGACGCCTCGGCCGTCGACGAGAAGACCGGCGGCGGTGAACTGCCCTCGACCAGCGAGTTCATCCTGCATTCGCTGCCGGACAGCGCCGTCGGAGCCTTCGCGGAGAATTCCCTGCTCCAAGTCCTCGTACTGTCCTGCCTGGTCGGCGCGGCGCTGCTGCACCTCGGCAACACCAAGGTCCCCGCGATCCTGCCCGCCATCGAACAGGGCCAGGAGATCGTCTTCGCGATCGTCGGCTTCATCATGAAGCTGGCCCCGCTCGCCGTCTTCGGAGCCACCGCCCACCTGGTGGGGGAGTACGGCCTCGGCGCCCTGTCGACGTACGGCAAGCTCATCGGCGTCTGTTACGCGGTGGCCCTGATCTTCCTCGTACTGCTCGGTCTCGCCCTCAAGGCGCTCACCGGCCTGAGCCTGTGGAAGTTCGTCCGCTACACCCGTGAGGAGATGCTGCTCGCGCTCGGCACGGCCTCCAGCGAGACCGTCATGCCGCGCATGATGCAGAAGCTGCGCCAGGCGGGCTGCCGCGACGACGCGGTGGGCCTTGTCCTGCCGACGGGGTACTCCTTCAACCTCGACGGCGCCTCGATCTACCTCTCCATCGGTACGTTGTTCATCGCGCAGGCGGTGGGCGTGGACCTGAGCCTGGGCCAGCAGATCACCGTGGTCCTCGTGCTCATGCTGACCAGCAAGGGCATGGCGGGCGTGCCCGGTTCGGCCTTCCTCGCGCTGTCCGCGACGGCCTCCGCGCTCGGGGTCATCCCTGCCGGAGCGGTGGCGCTGCTGCTCGGCGTGGACCGCATCATGGACGCCATGCGCGTCGCCACGAACCTGCTCGGCAACTGCGTCGCCGTCTTCGTGGTCTCCCGCTGGGAGGGCGCCCTCGACACGGCACGCGCCAAGAAGGTCCTCGGCGGCGAGATCGCCTTCGTACCGGAACAGCCGGAACAGCCGGAACAGGCACAGGAGCCCGGCAGCGCTGAGACGAGCACTGCCGGGCCCAAGTCCCTTACGCCTGCGGCTTCTCCGAGTCCACTCCCGGACGCGCCTTCTTCCACAGCCCGCGAGTGA
- a CDS encoding Gfo/Idh/MocA family protein, producing MHDENATPAPDESTEGHTSSDGHSRRTVLRTAGLAGAGLGLGAFTGGTAQADTPQGATAEAAEAPARQGETMVGVPFERRSTVRVGIVGLGNRGGSMIDLFLAIPGVKVVALCDPVKDKTAQAAKKVTDAGQPAPATYTKGDHDYENLCKRGDIDFVYVATPWDWHFDMAKSAMLNGKHVGVECPIALQLDQLWELVDLSERTRRHCMQLENCCYGKNEMRVLRMAHAGKFGDLLHGAGAYNHDLRGLMFDPDYYEGPWRRLWHTRLRGDLYPNHGFGPVSNYMDINRGDRVTHISSFGTPALGLAEYRKANMPAGDPSWKETYIESDRTISLVQTAKGRVIRLEHDVSTPHPYSRINSLGGTKGVFEDYPSRIYIEPDHTNDEWGDFAKYAEEFDHWLWKEHSNPPGGHGGMDYIMIFRLMQTMQLGLVPDFDVYDAATWTSPVPLSHLSIKAKGAPQAIPDFTRGLWKKARPGVDSEKPQA from the coding sequence ATGCACGACGAGAACGCGACACCGGCCCCTGACGAGTCCACCGAGGGCCACACGTCCTCCGACGGCCACTCCCGCCGCACCGTGCTGCGCACCGCAGGACTCGCCGGTGCCGGGCTCGGGCTCGGCGCCTTCACCGGCGGCACCGCCCAGGCCGACACCCCGCAGGGGGCGACCGCCGAGGCCGCCGAGGCGCCCGCCCGCCAGGGCGAGACCATGGTCGGCGTGCCGTTCGAGCGGCGCTCCACGGTGCGGGTCGGCATCGTCGGGCTCGGCAACCGCGGCGGCAGCATGATCGACCTGTTCCTCGCGATCCCGGGGGTGAAGGTCGTCGCGCTGTGCGACCCGGTCAAGGACAAGACGGCGCAGGCCGCGAAGAAGGTCACCGACGCGGGCCAGCCCGCCCCGGCGACGTACACCAAGGGCGATCACGACTACGAGAACCTCTGCAAGCGCGGCGACATCGACTTCGTGTACGTCGCGACGCCCTGGGACTGGCACTTCGACATGGCCAAGTCGGCGATGCTGAACGGCAAGCACGTCGGCGTGGAGTGTCCCATCGCCCTGCAGCTCGACCAGTTGTGGGAACTCGTCGATCTCTCCGAGCGCACCCGCAGACACTGCATGCAGCTGGAGAACTGCTGCTACGGCAAGAACGAGATGCGCGTCCTGCGGATGGCTCACGCCGGAAAGTTCGGTGATCTGCTGCACGGTGCGGGCGCGTACAACCACGATCTGCGCGGCCTGATGTTCGACCCGGACTACTACGAGGGCCCGTGGCGGCGGCTGTGGCACACACGGCTGCGCGGCGACCTCTACCCCAACCACGGCTTCGGCCCGGTCTCCAACTACATGGACATCAACCGTGGTGACCGCGTCACGCACATCTCCAGCTTCGGCACGCCCGCCCTCGGTCTCGCCGAGTACCGCAAGGCCAACATGCCGGCGGGCGACCCGAGCTGGAAGGAGACGTACATCGAGAGCGACCGCACCATCAGCCTCGTCCAGACGGCGAAGGGGCGGGTGATCCGTCTGGAGCACGACGTGTCGACCCCCCACCCCTACAGCCGCATCAACAGCCTCGGCGGCACGAAGGGCGTCTTCGAGGACTACCCCTCGCGCATCTACATCGAGCCGGACCACACGAACGACGAGTGGGGCGACTTCGCCAAGTACGCCGAGGAGTTCGACCACTGGCTGTGGAAGGAGCACTCCAACCCGCCCGGCGGGCACGGCGGCATGGACTACATCATGATCTTCCGTCTGATGCAGACCATGCAGCTCGGCCTGGTGCCCGACTTCGACGTCTATGACGCCGCGACCTGGACGTCGCCCGTGCCGCTGAGCCACCTCTCCATCAAGGCGAAGGGTGCGCCGCAGGCGATTCCCGACTTCACTCGCGGGCTGTGGAAGAAGGCGCGTCCGGGAGTGGACTCGGAGAAGCCGCAGGCGTAA
- a CDS encoding response regulator transcription factor: protein MSETASESADGSMSGRTIRVLIADDQPLVRRGLALILSPDPAFEVVGEAGDGAEAVALAHRLRPDVVVMDIRMPVLDGVGATGLLAQELPGCRVLALSTFDMDEYVVAALRAGAYGFLPKDISPEELVAAVRVVHTGEAAVAPRLLTRLISTYVRTPRRPEPPSVSVNDLTPRESEVWRLMATGLDNAEIADTMDISVSTVKNHITSVFGKLGVRDRAQAVIAAYETGLVSVGGQG from the coding sequence ATGAGCGAGACGGCAAGTGAGTCGGCGGACGGCTCGATGAGTGGACGGACCATCAGGGTGCTGATCGCGGACGACCAGCCGCTGGTGCGGCGCGGCCTCGCGCTGATCCTTTCGCCCGATCCGGCCTTCGAGGTGGTGGGCGAGGCGGGCGACGGCGCGGAGGCGGTGGCCCTCGCGCACCGGCTGCGGCCCGACGTCGTCGTGATGGACATCCGGATGCCGGTCCTCGACGGGGTCGGCGCGACCGGCCTGCTCGCCCAGGAGTTGCCCGGGTGCCGGGTGCTCGCGCTGAGCACCTTCGACATGGACGAGTACGTGGTGGCGGCGCTGCGCGCGGGAGCCTACGGCTTTCTGCCCAAGGACATCTCCCCGGAGGAACTGGTCGCCGCGGTGCGCGTGGTGCACACCGGGGAGGCCGCGGTCGCACCCCGGCTGCTGACCCGGCTGATCTCCACGTACGTCAGGACCCCGCGCCGCCCGGAGCCGCCCTCCGTGAGCGTGAACGACCTGACTCCGCGCGAGTCGGAGGTGTGGCGCCTTATGGCCACGGGGCTCGACAACGCGGAGATCGCGGACACGATGGACATCAGCGTGTCGACCGTGAAGAACCACATCACCAGCGTCTTCGGGAAGCTCGGCGTCCGCGACCGGGCCCAGGCGGTGATCGCCGCGTACGAGACGGGGCTTGTCTCGGTGGGCGGCCAGGGATAG
- a CDS encoding sensor histidine kinase, giving the protein MSTTRPAGGGSGAPGAPPSGETLPWTRNDGLVAVGAAALDLIGFTLSSHADLGYVPAAGFALLVVSALPLLARRRAPLSALAAVLLVNLVLNLTVPVSQHFNITVVVALYTVVRFRGPVVTAAATPVAVAMPLVGQAPPPTVVDVLANAATGVLVLIGAAVMNHWQRDIEAKRLLLADRAVTDERRRIARELHDIVAHHITTMQLMAGGARANLAGDPEVVREALVTLEGSGRMALREMRQLLDVLRAGDESEDAPTAPQPGVGDLERIVAESCRAGLPTELEVRGDERPLPPSVGLTVFRIVQEALTNARKYAGEARATVQLTYEPDGLAVEVSDDGAGSGFGGSASGSGYGLVGMRERVALYGGTLETGPLDEGGFRVSARLPLKAEEGALR; this is encoded by the coding sequence ATGTCGACGACGCGCCCTGCCGGCGGGGGTTCCGGGGCTCCGGGGGCTCCGCCGAGCGGCGAGACGCTGCCATGGACGCGCAACGACGGCCTTGTCGCGGTCGGGGCCGCGGCCCTTGACCTGATCGGCTTCACGCTCAGCAGCCACGCCGACCTCGGGTATGTCCCGGCGGCCGGGTTCGCGCTCCTCGTGGTGTCCGCGCTGCCGCTCCTCGCCCGCCGCCGCGCCCCGCTGTCGGCACTCGCGGCCGTCCTGCTGGTGAACCTGGTGCTGAACCTGACCGTTCCGGTCTCGCAGCACTTCAACATCACCGTCGTGGTCGCCCTCTACACGGTCGTGCGGTTCCGGGGCCCGGTCGTGACGGCGGCGGCGACGCCGGTGGCCGTGGCGATGCCGCTGGTGGGGCAGGCGCCGCCGCCGACCGTCGTGGACGTGCTGGCCAACGCGGCCACCGGGGTGCTCGTGCTCATCGGTGCGGCCGTGATGAACCACTGGCAGCGGGACATCGAGGCCAAGCGCCTGCTGCTCGCCGACCGTGCCGTGACCGACGAACGGCGGCGCATCGCCAGGGAGTTGCACGACATCGTGGCGCACCACATCACCACCATGCAGCTGATGGCCGGGGGCGCCCGTGCGAACCTCGCCGGTGATCCGGAGGTGGTCAGGGAGGCGCTGGTCACCCTGGAGGGTTCCGGGCGGATGGCTCTGCGCGAGATGCGGCAGCTCCTTGACGTGCTGCGCGCCGGAGACGAGTCGGAGGACGCGCCGACCGCACCGCAGCCCGGGGTCGGGGACCTGGAGCGGATCGTGGCGGAGTCGTGCCGGGCCGGACTGCCGACCGAACTCGAGGTACGGGGCGATGAGCGGCCGCTGCCGCCGAGCGTGGGCCTGACCGTGTTCCGGATCGTGCAGGAGGCGCTGACCAACGCGCGCAAGTACGCGGGCGAGGCGCGGGCGACCGTACAACTGACGTACGAGCCGGACGGGTTGGCCGTCGAGGTGTCGGACGACGGCGCGGGCAGCGGCTTCGGGGGCTCCGCGTCGGGTTCCGGTTACGGGCTTGTCGGGATGCGGGAGCGGGTCGCGCTGTACGGCGGGACGCTGGAGACCGGTCCGCTGGACGAGGGCGGGTTCCGGGTGTCGGCCCGGCTGCCGCTGAAGGCCGAGGAGGGGGCGCTGCGATGA
- a CDS encoding MMPL family transporter codes for MIRALTGFSTRNPWKVIALWAVIGMFLTLLSQALVYRVTETQSGDFLPAKYDSAAALKIAEERFGVQPDANAVTVLVAREDGKPLTGPDHRRVGAVAEKLGRQRVEMPEPKEDAPAFLTEDHSQTPEVSPAMVAPDRDFELLSVQLTGNSTDPGLHDLYRAFREEAKDEFAEAGMRTGFTGGLADLVDTGDAEENTEKVVGILMVGLIVLINILVFRSVLAAFVPLLAVVIIGGAAAGAVVGAAMLTGIKLDPSTPSMISVVLIGIGVDYFLFLLFRFREQLRAHPDAPARTISGEVSARVGTAITSAALTIVAAFATLGIATFGQFRVLGPAIAVAVLVMLLASLTLMPALLAVTGRKMFWPSRSLKREPRPGAAARVGDLVARRPFTLVLASVALLGALAAGLVGIRMDFGQTTGEQDTPAATTAAEISRTLPAGVSDPTTVYVTAKEGRTLTAEGIGALPKALAEVKGVGQVGKTALNGDRSAARIDLYLTADTQSQQARDLVSGPVRDTVAHHTPAGTEAHVGGTAAIFADISTAVDHDLKIVFPVAAALIALILLVLLRSLLAPAILMIAVGLGFAATLGASALVFQHLLDKPGVNFVLPLVLFLFVVALGTDYNILISDRIREEMEHPGPARAAVARAVRHTAPAIATAGVVLAASFGSLGVNSNPGTQQIGFATALGIMLSAFVLSIVLVPALAAILGRSTWWPVRPGRAHGRRHAEPMASRPHHDREAVH; via the coding sequence GTGATCCGCGCCCTGACCGGGTTCTCCACCCGCAATCCATGGAAGGTCATCGCCCTCTGGGCGGTGATCGGCATGTTCCTGACCCTGCTCAGCCAGGCCCTCGTCTACCGCGTCACCGAGACCCAGAGCGGCGACTTCCTGCCCGCGAAGTACGACTCGGCCGCCGCACTGAAGATCGCCGAGGAGCGGTTCGGGGTGCAGCCCGACGCCAACGCGGTGACCGTCCTCGTCGCCCGCGAGGACGGCAAGCCCCTCACCGGACCCGACCACCGCCGTGTCGGCGCCGTCGCCGAGAAGCTGGGCCGCCAGCGGGTCGAGATGCCCGAGCCGAAGGAGGACGCCCCCGCCTTCCTGACCGAGGACCACTCCCAGACGCCCGAGGTCAGCCCCGCCATGGTCGCGCCCGACCGCGACTTCGAGCTGCTCTCCGTACAGCTGACGGGCAACTCCACGGACCCCGGCCTGCACGACCTCTACCGCGCCTTCCGCGAGGAGGCGAAGGACGAGTTCGCCGAGGCCGGGATGCGCACCGGATTCACCGGCGGTCTTGCGGACCTCGTCGACACCGGCGACGCCGAGGAGAACACCGAGAAGGTCGTCGGCATCCTGATGGTCGGCCTGATCGTGCTGATCAACATCCTGGTGTTCCGCAGCGTGCTCGCCGCGTTCGTTCCGCTGCTCGCCGTCGTCATCATCGGCGGCGCGGCGGCGGGCGCGGTCGTCGGCGCCGCGATGCTCACCGGCATCAAACTCGACCCCTCCACGCCGAGCATGATCAGCGTCGTCCTGATCGGTATCGGCGTCGACTACTTCCTCTTTCTCCTCTTCCGGTTCCGCGAACAGTTGCGGGCCCACCCCGACGCGCCCGCGCGGACCATTTCGGGCGAGGTAAGCGCCCGCGTCGGCACCGCGATCACCTCGGCCGCCCTCACCATCGTGGCCGCCTTCGCGACGCTGGGGATCGCGACCTTCGGGCAGTTCCGTGTGCTCGGTCCGGCGATCGCCGTCGCGGTGCTCGTCATGCTCCTTGCCAGCCTCACGCTGATGCCCGCGCTGCTCGCGGTCACCGGGCGCAAGATGTTCTGGCCCTCACGCTCCCTCAAGCGCGAGCCCCGGCCCGGCGCGGCCGCCCGCGTCGGCGATCTCGTCGCCCGCCGCCCGTTCACCCTGGTCCTTGCCTCCGTCGCCCTGCTCGGAGCGCTCGCGGCCGGACTGGTCGGCATCCGGATGGACTTCGGGCAGACGACCGGTGAGCAGGACACCCCGGCCGCGACCACCGCCGCCGAGATCTCCCGAACGCTGCCCGCCGGAGTGTCCGACCCGACCACCGTCTACGTCACCGCCAAGGAGGGCCGCACCCTCACCGCCGAAGGAATCGGCGCCCTGCCCAAGGCCCTCGCCGAGGTCAAGGGCGTCGGCCAGGTCGGCAAGACCGCCCTCAACGGCGACCGCTCGGCCGCCCGTATCGACCTCTATCTGACCGCCGACACCCAGAGCCAGCAGGCCCGCGATCTCGTCTCCGGGCCGGTCCGCGACACCGTCGCCCACCACACCCCCGCCGGGACCGAAGCCCATGTCGGCGGCACGGCCGCGATCTTCGCCGACATCTCGACCGCCGTCGACCACGACCTGAAGATCGTGTTCCCGGTCGCCGCCGCGCTGATCGCCCTCATCCTGCTCGTCCTGCTCCGCAGTCTGCTCGCCCCGGCCATCCTCATGATCGCCGTCGGTCTCGGTTTCGCCGCGACCCTCGGCGCCTCCGCCCTCGTCTTCCAGCACCTTCTCGACAAGCCGGGCGTCAACTTCGTTCTGCCGCTGGTCCTTTTCCTCTTCGTCGTCGCCCTCGGCACCGACTACAACATCCTCATCAGCGACCGCATCCGGGAGGAGATGGAACACCCGGGACCGGCCCGCGCCGCCGTCGCCCGCGCGGTGCGCCACACCGCGCCCGCCATCGCCACGGCGGGCGTCGTCCTCGCCGCGTCCTTCGGCAGCCTCGGCGTCAACTCCAACCCCGGCACCCAGCAGATCGGCTTCGCGACGGCGCTGGGCATCATGCTCTCCGCCTTCGTCCTCTCCATCGTCCTGGTGCCCGCGCTCGCCGCGATCCTCGGGCGCAGCACCTGGTGGCCGGTCCGCCCGGGGCGCGCCCATGGCCGCCGGCACGCCGAGCCCATGGCTTCCCGGCCGCACCACGATCGGGAAGCCGTGCACTGA